In Fibrobacter sp. UWB5, a single window of DNA contains:
- a CDS encoding carboxypeptidase regulatory-like domain-containing protein, whose translation MGKQFSTLLSAALVAALCSSASAYTLSGTVTDKDGKAIQGADVKLIKKNKSTTTDAQGKFTFKEETIGLTQARSAGGFSVTNGVLNFTQNGNTPVQVKIFDMVGNQVFAQTFQGSGSVDLNSVIEAQGTYLARVKLGSAQETIRFNASGNFSGSAMQGHKALARLSNDKDTLSVAFEGYNTYKTYLPNLDTTVSIKLTEAGSSVNPGSGDEETFAFGYALKNTPRPSKGCGKNSSINSIGSVENGQKFQINVGGKNRIFFLTLPKNYDNSKPHKVLIANHCMGSKAEDFVHHSPDYDHPTPYYGQQNLDKNGDYIFAAPQGNDNGTWNGQEDHDFVNQMITTIQDNYCVDTTRVFATGFSFGAMFTNSLAQHMQDRLRAVAVYATADYNIWLPSNTGKPIAWMGVHGKNDQMCSYDRAKNSALPRILKNNGKPGADGKFTDASSEKPTEVNGNTGHVCYDFKTVDERFPVKWCSWPGGHQWTAHDNGSMNVGAGWQETWVPEEVHKFFEQF comes from the coding sequence ATGGGAAAACAGTTCTCTACGCTGTTGTCAGCAGCACTTGTCGCTGCATTGTGCAGCAGCGCTTCAGCATATACATTGAGCGGAACCGTTACCGATAAGGATGGCAAGGCTATCCAGGGTGCAGACGTCAAGCTCATCAAGAAAAACAAGTCCACCACCACGGACGCCCAGGGAAAATTCACCTTCAAAGAAGAAACGATCGGCCTTACGCAGGCTCGTAGCGCCGGCGGCTTCAGCGTCACCAACGGTGTCTTGAATTTCACCCAGAATGGTAACACCCCGGTTCAAGTCAAGATTTTCGACATGGTCGGTAACCAGGTCTTCGCACAGACCTTCCAGGGTTCCGGTTCCGTGGACCTGAATTCCGTTATCGAAGCCCAGGGCACCTACCTCGCCCGCGTCAAGCTCGGTTCCGCACAGGAAACGATCCGCTTCAACGCCTCCGGCAACTTCTCGGGTTCCGCCATGCAGGGCCACAAGGCTCTCGCAAGACTGTCTAACGACAAGGACACCTTGAGCGTCGCCTTCGAAGGTTACAACACCTACAAGACGTACCTTCCGAACCTCGACACAACCGTGAGCATCAAACTCACAGAAGCTGGTTCCTCCGTGAATCCGGGCTCGGGTGACGAAGAAACATTCGCCTTCGGTTACGCCTTGAAGAACACTCCGCGTCCGAGTAAGGGTTGCGGCAAGAATTCTTCCATCAACTCGATCGGTTCCGTCGAAAACGGTCAGAAGTTCCAGATCAACGTCGGCGGCAAAAACCGTATCTTCTTCCTCACCTTGCCGAAGAACTACGACAACTCCAAGCCGCACAAGGTTCTCATTGCAAACCACTGCATGGGTTCCAAGGCCGAAGACTTCGTGCACCATTCTCCGGACTATGACCATCCGACTCCGTACTATGGCCAGCAGAACCTGGACAAGAACGGCGACTACATCTTCGCCGCTCCGCAGGGTAATGACAATGGTACTTGGAACGGACAGGAAGACCACGATTTCGTCAACCAGATGATTACGACGATCCAGGACAACTACTGCGTCGATACCACCCGCGTGTTCGCAACGGGCTTCAGCTTCGGCGCCATGTTCACGAACTCTCTCGCCCAGCACATGCAGGACCGCCTCCGCGCTGTGGCTGTGTATGCTACCGCCGACTACAACATTTGGCTCCCGTCCAACACGGGTAAGCCGATCGCCTGGATGGGCGTGCACGGTAAGAACGACCAGATGTGCAGCTATGACCGCGCCAAGAACAGCGCTCTTCCGCGAATCCTGAAGAACAACGGTAAGCCCGGTGCAGACGGCAAGTTCACTGACGCAAGCTCCGAAAAGCCGACCGAAGTGAACGGCAACACCGGACACGTCTGCTACGACTTCAAGACCGTCGACGAACGCTTCCCGGTCAAGTGGTGCAGCTGGCCGGGTGGACACCAGTGGACCGCCCACGACAACGGCAGCATGAACGTCGGTGCCGGCTGGCAGGAAACCTGGGTACCCGAAGAAGTCCACAAGTTCTTCGAACAGTTCTAA
- a CDS encoding GGDEF domain-containing protein, whose amino-acid sequence MEPTFELTAVYATNIFGIVLLAVLMAGNVWRFRERGSENAYLQLLLFFTFCTCVLDPIAYTADGRLGTIARIVVYGGNDLLYLTNMFSCFFWLLFLAEHLNFRFSIAHRNILGFIVVLGVVLVIINNFVPIIFDISANNVYTRRYFWIYTIIDYGLMLDSLIIYFICKHKGGPLKSFPIWIFFAPIIAGTIAQSLFYGISAISSCTAIAIAGVFSSIHGERVYRDKLTNVYNYAYLANLGRAYKKKKELHVTGILVNINGFKKINHDYGRVIGNKVLVQMTKILNRAVGELGLIIRYSSDEFIAFINTTNEMAVSMCITRIRSSLNELNTFSKSYKLTTCICSQSYDPSKSMDDFIDEITRSMEEEKTSYYTQLQYKRRDGEE is encoded by the coding sequence ATGGAACCGACTTTTGAACTTACAGCGGTTTACGCAACAAATATATTCGGGATTGTGTTACTTGCCGTTTTAATGGCAGGCAACGTTTGGCGCTTTCGTGAAAGAGGATCCGAGAACGCCTACCTTCAGCTGTTACTCTTCTTCACGTTCTGTACCTGTGTCCTAGACCCCATTGCCTACACTGCAGACGGTCGCCTTGGAACAATCGCCCGCATCGTCGTTTACGGCGGCAACGATCTTCTATACCTCACCAACATGTTCAGCTGCTTTTTCTGGCTTCTATTCCTTGCAGAGCACTTGAACTTCCGTTTTTCGATCGCGCACCGCAACATTCTCGGTTTCATCGTCGTACTCGGGGTAGTCCTTGTCATCATCAACAATTTCGTCCCGATTATTTTTGACATCTCTGCAAACAATGTCTATACCCGCAGATACTTCTGGATCTACACCATTATAGATTACGGGCTCATGCTGGACAGCCTTATCATCTATTTCATTTGCAAGCACAAGGGCGGTCCTCTTAAATCCTTCCCCATCTGGATATTCTTTGCCCCGATCATTGCAGGCACTATCGCCCAATCCCTCTTTTACGGGATCTCCGCGATTTCTTCGTGCACGGCCATCGCAATTGCGGGAGTGTTCTCGTCCATTCACGGCGAGCGCGTCTATAGGGACAAGCTCACCAACGTTTACAATTACGCTTACCTGGCAAACCTTGGCCGCGCCTACAAGAAAAAGAAAGAACTGCACGTCACGGGCATTCTCGTAAACATCAACGGATTCAAGAAAATCAACCACGACTACGGCAGAGTTATAGGCAACAAAGTGCTTGTGCAAATGACCAAGATCTTAAACCGCGCCGTCGGTGAACTCGGGCTCATCATCCGCTATTCCAGCGATGAATTTATCGCCTTCATCAACACCACGAACGAAATGGCCGTGAGCATGTGCATTACGCGTATCCGTTCCAGCCTCAACGAGCTCAACACCTTTAGCAAGTCCTACAAGCTCACCACCTGCATTTGCAGCCAGAGCTACGATCCTTCCAAGAGCATGGACGATTTCATCGACGAAATCACCAGATCCATGGAAGAAGAAAAGACCAGCTATTACACGCAGCTGCAATACAAGCGCCGCGATGGCGAAGAATAA
- a CDS encoding Hsp20/alpha crystallin family protein produces the protein MTQFIPSTFYGIQNFLDNLNACNAQNECSYTPKADYYEVDNGFMLEVELPGVKKEDLDIQVEKNIITVKATRNRKESKFTYERSFRLADDIDTENIKVSLENGVLSFTLSKKQTAAARKLTID, from the coding sequence ATGACACAGTTTATTCCGAGCACTTTCTACGGTATCCAGAACTTCCTTGACAACTTGAACGCCTGCAACGCCCAGAACGAATGCAGCTACACGCCCAAGGCCGACTACTATGAAGTCGACAACGGCTTCATGCTTGAAGTGGAACTCCCGGGCGTTAAAAAGGAAGACTTGGACATCCAGGTCGAAAAGAACATCATCACCGTCAAGGCAACGCGTAACCGCAAGGAAAGCAAGTTCACTTACGAGCGCAGCTTCCGCCTGGCCGACGATATCGACACCGAAAACATCAAGGTCTCCCTCGAAAACGGCGTCTTGTCGTTCACCTTGTCGAAAAAGCAGACAGCAGCAGCCCGCAAACTGACGATCGACTAA
- a CDS encoding helicase C-terminal domain-containing protein translates to MEMKSFVAIDLETTGLDFEKDEIIEVALVRFENGVEGESVDYLVKPTSVTLRPFIESLTGISNADLENAEPFAAVAQKIYSFIGDLPIVAHNAMFDSKFLKQTFAKVGISFENHPVWDSLTVSRIAYQNVPNHRLDTLVQELGIERSRAHRALPDAIACGELFVMALNKIASADPWLVNALAKVARGSDWALVWNESEGAAELPQYKLPDAPLEDAPAKERAPRVSEFFKEGGLLSTKVENFQIRHNQQDYASVVERNMHKGGLCVLEAPTGSGKSLAYLVSAACKAVSGERVVISTATRALQEQLSSKDIPMVASLFDGKLKSAVLKGRENYLCLRKFEEILKAPQSLLLHDERDSFMAIVPWVFTTETGDVNECNSFSQGRNRVLWSKLASSAKSCLGEKCPHYGKCPALAAKRRAMNSNLVLVNHSLFLADMGLDFALLPLYEHIVFDEAHRLPQVSRQAFGRTISFFALRNIIKTLVPSKGHENENRDGLLAEIERRLPVEETEIRALCVNLSESLSETEKALHRFFMKIGKKLAKQKNTRNGFTYTSGILAEYEADPSAFIEQGLNAIKLADTLAASVRAQQALSGLLSDVGGRMTELSRFLQDFEFITKAGREDWAFYMEEPFNPHTIKLHASPLDASSTWKEKFYPWIKSATFTSATLSVQGDLTYFVQKMGMDAPGGKKSPFLRVYNESAKSDENRSVIVAKFLPKPSAPEYNDAVNDTLAHILPEVEENTMVLFTSVSAMMKAQAALAPLFAEKGKLLLCQHVDGALDGLVAMFRKSRGACLLGCQSLWEGVDFPGDALKLLVIPKLPFPNPVDPLVAGITNKMKAEGKNAFKEFFVPEAFMELRQGLGRLIRSEEDSGKVLILDNRVVVEHYGKTFMRIWNNKQKVVGSVDDIKAALK, encoded by the coding sequence ATGGAAATGAAATCATTCGTTGCAATTGACCTGGAAACGACGGGCCTCGATTTTGAAAAAGACGAAATCATCGAGGTGGCGCTGGTGCGCTTTGAAAACGGTGTAGAAGGCGAATCGGTCGATTACTTGGTCAAGCCGACGAGTGTGACGCTCCGCCCCTTTATCGAAAGCCTTACGGGTATCAGCAACGCCGACCTTGAAAATGCGGAACCCTTTGCGGCTGTCGCCCAGAAGATTTATTCGTTCATTGGGGACTTGCCGATTGTGGCGCACAATGCGATGTTTGATTCCAAGTTCCTGAAGCAGACTTTTGCAAAGGTCGGCATATCGTTCGAGAATCATCCGGTGTGGGATTCGCTCACGGTTTCCCGCATTGCCTACCAGAATGTGCCGAATCACCGCCTGGACACCCTGGTGCAGGAATTGGGCATCGAGCGGAGCCGCGCGCACCGCGCCTTGCCGGATGCCATTGCGTGTGGCGAGCTTTTTGTGATGGCGCTGAACAAGATTGCCAGTGCGGACCCGTGGCTTGTGAATGCCCTGGCGAAGGTGGCCAGGGGATCGGACTGGGCGTTGGTCTGGAACGAATCGGAAGGGGCTGCCGAACTTCCGCAGTACAAGTTGCCGGATGCGCCGCTCGAAGATGCGCCGGCCAAGGAACGTGCCCCGCGTGTCAGTGAATTCTTTAAGGAAGGCGGACTGCTTTCGACGAAGGTGGAAAATTTCCAGATCCGCCACAACCAGCAGGATTACGCCTCGGTGGTGGAACGCAACATGCACAAGGGCGGCCTTTGCGTGCTTGAAGCCCCGACCGGTTCGGGCAAGTCGCTTGCCTACCTGGTGTCTGCCGCCTGCAAGGCAGTGTCGGGCGAGCGCGTGGTGATAAGCACCGCGACCCGGGCGCTGCAGGAACAGCTTTCTAGCAAAGATATTCCGATGGTTGCAAGCCTGTTTGACGGTAAGCTCAAATCGGCCGTGCTCAAGGGCCGCGAAAATTACCTGTGCCTTCGCAAGTTCGAAGAAATCCTGAAGGCGCCGCAGAGCCTGTTGCTGCACGACGAACGCGATTCCTTCATGGCGATTGTGCCGTGGGTGTTTACGACCGAAACGGGCGACGTGAACGAATGCAATTCCTTTAGCCAGGGCCGCAATCGCGTGCTGTGGTCCAAACTTGCAAGCTCTGCAAAGTCCTGCCTCGGCGAAAAGTGCCCGCATTACGGCAAGTGCCCGGCATTGGCCGCCAAGCGCCGCGCCATGAATTCCAACCTGGTGCTGGTGAATCATTCGCTGTTCCTTGCCGACATGGGTCTCGATTTTGCCCTGCTCCCGCTTTATGAACACATCGTGTTCGATGAAGCCCATAGACTTCCGCAGGTGAGCCGTCAGGCATTTGGCCGTACCATTTCTTTCTTTGCGCTCAGGAACATCATCAAGACTCTCGTTCCGTCGAAGGGCCACGAAAATGAAAATCGCGATGGCCTGTTGGCTGAAATCGAGCGCCGCCTTCCTGTCGAAGAAACGGAAATCCGCGCACTCTGCGTCAACCTTTCGGAATCGCTTTCTGAAACCGAAAAGGCTCTGCACCGATTCTTCATGAAGATTGGCAAGAAACTCGCGAAGCAGAAAAACACCCGCAACGGCTTTACCTACACTTCGGGCATTTTGGCTGAATACGAAGCTGACCCCAGCGCCTTCATTGAACAGGGTCTCAATGCAATCAAGCTTGCTGATACGTTGGCCGCCTCGGTGCGTGCGCAGCAGGCTCTTTCGGGCTTGTTGAGCGATGTGGGCGGTCGCATGACCGAACTTTCTCGCTTCTTGCAGGACTTTGAATTCATTACCAAGGCGGGCCGCGAAGATTGGGCCTTCTATATGGAAGAACCTTTCAACCCGCACACCATCAAGTTGCATGCAAGCCCGCTCGATGCAAGCTCCACCTGGAAAGAAAAATTCTATCCGTGGATCAAGTCTGCCACATTTACCTCGGCGACGCTTTCGGTTCAGGGCGACTTGACTTACTTTGTGCAAAAGATGGGCATGGACGCTCCGGGCGGAAAGAAGTCCCCGTTCTTGCGCGTGTATAACGAATCTGCAAAGAGTGACGAAAACCGCTCGGTGATAGTCGCGAAGTTCTTGCCCAAGCCCTCGGCTCCGGAATACAACGATGCCGTGAACGATACGCTTGCGCATATTTTGCCCGAAGTCGAAGAAAATACGATGGTCCTCTTTACCAGTGTGTCTGCCATGATGAAGGCGCAGGCGGCCCTCGCTCCGCTCTTTGCCGAAAAGGGCAAGCTGCTCTTGTGCCAGCATGTAGACGGCGCCCTGGATGGCCTTGTGGCGATGTTCCGCAAGTCTCGCGGTGCATGCCTGCTTGGCTGCCAGAGCTTGTGGGAAGGCGTAGATTTTCCGGGCGACGCTTTAAAGCTGCTTGTGATTCCGAAGCTCCCGTTCCCGAACCCGGTGGATCCGCTGGTTGCTGGAATTACCAACAAGATGAAGGCCGAAGGCAAAAATGCGTTCAAGGAATTCTTTGTCCCCGAAGCATTCATGGAATTGCGTCAGGGCCTTGGCCGTTTGATTCGCTCCGAAGAAGATTCGGGCAAGGTGCTTATTCTCGATAACCGCGTGGTGGTTGAACACTATGGCAAGACCTTCATGCGTATCTGGAACAACAAGCAAAAAGTCGTCGGTTCTGTCGACGACATCAAAGCGGCTCTGAAGTAG
- a CDS encoding GGDEF domain-containing protein, giving the protein MNPLFNLESIYVANIIGIILLAVMIVCNLWRLQSKTHANMNLLAMMFLTLLSCVADPISYTMKGLPGLLPKIAVYATSTWLFAANMLSVFCWNRFLAYYLNGSMSRKTRRMLNVTVSIGLLLLVINFFHPIVFSIDADNLYSREKFYFFFLIIDYLLVINSLITYYKSKRNGGILKFFPIWVYIVPILLGGVIQSLFYGISVVPTSIAISIAGILASLQNEMIYRDALTGIFNRAYLDYKLNKFAKRPNKQSITGLMLDLNGFKKINDDLGHSIGDEALIATTRILQRAVGSHGIVIRYAGDEFIILINTQDDSETQTYIDRIQKLFEKYNQDSEKPYKLTASIGSHKLNLKEESVDSFINTIDSRMYENKKAFYASHRVLDRRKH; this is encoded by the coding sequence ATGAATCCTTTATTCAATCTAGAGAGCATCTACGTTGCAAACATCATCGGCATTATCTTGCTAGCCGTCATGATCGTCTGCAATCTCTGGCGTCTGCAAAGTAAGACTCATGCCAACATGAATCTACTGGCCATGATGTTCCTCACCTTGCTCAGTTGCGTTGCCGACCCGATCTCTTACACCATGAAAGGCCTGCCGGGGCTCCTCCCGAAAATCGCCGTCTACGCCACCAGCACCTGGCTCTTTGCAGCTAACATGCTTTCCGTGTTTTGCTGGAACCGGTTCCTCGCCTACTACCTGAACGGCAGCATGTCCAGAAAGACCCGCCGCATGCTGAACGTGACCGTATCCATCGGTTTGCTTCTTCTTGTCATCAACTTCTTCCATCCCATTGTCTTCTCGATCGACGCAGACAATCTTTACTCCCGCGAAAAGTTTTATTTCTTCTTCTTGATCATCGATTACCTTCTTGTCATCAACAGCCTTATCACTTACTACAAGAGCAAGAGAAACGGCGGCATCCTCAAGTTTTTCCCCATTTGGGTGTACATCGTTCCCATCCTTTTAGGCGGAGTCATCCAATCCCTCTTTTACGGCATCTCCGTTGTTCCAACAAGCATCGCCATTTCGATTGCAGGAATTCTCGCAAGCCTGCAAAACGAAATGATCTACCGCGATGCGCTCACAGGCATTTTCAACCGGGCCTATCTGGACTACAAGCTCAATAAATTCGCAAAGCGCCCGAACAAGCAAAGCATCACGGGCCTCATGCTCGACCTGAACGGCTTCAAGAAAATCAACGACGACCTGGGCCACTCCATCGGTGACGAAGCCTTGATTGCCACGACAAGAATTCTACAAAGGGCCGTTGGCAGCCACGGAATCGTCATCCGCTACGCAGGCGACGAATTTATCATCCTCATCAATACACAAGACGACTCCGAGACCCAGACCTACATCGACAGAATACAGAAGCTTTTTGAGAAATACAACCAAGATAGCGAAAAGCCTTACAAGCTAACCGCATCTATCGGTTCGCACAAGCTAAACCTCAAAGAAGAAAGCGTCGACAGCTTCATCAATACCATCGACTCCCGCATGTACGAGAACAAGAAGGCCTTTTACGCCTCCCATAGGGTTCTAGATCGCAGAAAGCACTAA
- a CDS encoding T9SS type A sorting domain-containing protein has product MMNTPNLFTAACLLAFCGYASAYTLNGTVTTKDGKAIQGADVKLVKKNKATTTDEQGKFTFKEESAHLNAVRSAGSFSLTNGVLNFSQNGNSPVQVKVFDLVGNQVFAQTLQGSGSMDLNSVIESQGTYLARVKLGSAQETIRFNATGNYSGSFKQNRNALMKVDGADKDTLSVAFEGYETVKVYLPNLDTTVTIKMNEVSTEETFKFGYALGNSPTPSKGCGSNSKLQKVKSVENGDQFQIQVGSDSRKYFITLPKNYDNTKPHKVLFALHCYGSSGEDFVHHAADYDHPTPYYGQQVLDKNGDYIFVSLDAIGGLWNKGQGDHDFFAQTLTTLNENYCIDTSRVFITGFSYGAMFSYSLMQDMQSRVRAAATYAVADYNIWLPEGNNMKNLPIAWMNVHGKNDGRCDYSRAKNSALPRILKRNGKADANGDFTDASSEKPQEVSGNTGHVCYDFKNVDERFPVKWCSWPGDHQWTAHDTGNMGVGWNWESTWVPEEVHKFFEQF; this is encoded by the coding sequence ATGATGAATACACCTAATCTATTTACGGCAGCATGCCTTTTGGCCTTCTGCGGCTACGCATCTGCCTATACATTAAACGGCACTGTTACCACTAAAGACGGCAAGGCCATTCAAGGGGCCGACGTAAAGCTCGTCAAGAAGAACAAGGCCACCACCACCGACGAACAAGGCAAATTTACCTTCAAGGAAGAATCGGCCCATTTGAACGCAGTTCGTAGCGCCGGTAGCTTTAGCCTTACCAACGGTGTCTTGAATTTCTCTCAAAACGGGAACTCCCCGGTACAGGTCAAGGTTTTTGACTTGGTCGGAAACCAGGTATTCGCACAGACCTTGCAGGGTTCGGGTTCCATGGACTTGAATTCCGTCATCGAATCGCAGGGCACTTACCTCGCCCGCGTCAAGCTCGGCTCGGCACAGGAAACCATCCGCTTTAACGCCACGGGCAACTATTCGGGTTCCTTCAAGCAAAATCGAAACGCCCTCATGAAAGTCGACGGCGCCGACAAGGACACCTTGAGCGTGGCCTTCGAAGGCTACGAAACCGTGAAGGTCTACCTCCCGAATCTCGATACGACGGTCACGATCAAGATGAACGAAGTGTCTACCGAAGAAACATTCAAGTTCGGTTACGCACTCGGCAACTCGCCGACCCCGAGTAAGGGCTGCGGCAGCAACTCCAAGTTGCAAAAAGTCAAGAGCGTCGAAAATGGCGACCAGTTCCAGATACAGGTAGGCAGCGACAGCCGCAAATACTTTATCACCTTGCCCAAGAATTACGACAACACGAAACCGCACAAGGTTCTGTTCGCATTGCACTGCTACGGTAGCAGCGGCGAAGACTTCGTGCACCACGCCGCCGACTACGACCATCCCACTCCGTATTACGGCCAGCAGGTGCTCGACAAGAACGGCGACTACATCTTTGTCTCGCTCGACGCCATTGGCGGCCTGTGGAACAAGGGCCAGGGCGACCATGACTTCTTCGCCCAGACGCTCACCACCCTGAACGAGAACTACTGTATCGACACGAGCCGCGTGTTCATTACGGGCTTCAGCTACGGCGCCATGTTCAGCTACTCCCTGATGCAAGACATGCAGAGCCGCGTGCGTGCCGCCGCCACCTACGCCGTGGCCGATTACAACATCTGGCTGCCCGAAGGCAACAACATGAAGAACCTGCCGATTGCTTGGATGAATGTCCATGGCAAGAATGACGGCCGCTGCGATTACAGCCGCGCCAAGAACAGCGCCCTCCCGCGTATTCTGAAGCGTAACGGCAAGGCCGACGCAAACGGCGACTTCACCGACGCCAGTTCCGAAAAGCCGCAAGAAGTGAGCGGCAATACGGGCCACGTCTGCTACGACTTCAAGAATGTGGATGAACGCTTCCCCGTCAAGTGGTGCAGCTGGCCGGGTGACCACCAATGGACTGCTCACGACACCGGTAACATGGGCGTGGGCTGGAACTGGGAAAGCACGTGGGTGCCGGAAGAGGTACACAAGTTCTTCGAACAGTTCTAA
- the glmM gene encoding phosphoglucosamine mutase — MSKLMRSISGIRGIVGDTLTPQVLKSHVSAFLQITKAKRVVIGRDSRPTGDAISQFVAGICRLSGVDVVEVGLSTTPSVEILTTELKADAGIIITASHNPLEWNALKFLNNKGLFLGPDDVKKLFELADADNFQYPDYRGMGKYEFMKDADGVHVDGTLKIPFVDVEAIKAKHFKVAVDAVNGAGSYIVPRLLEQLGCEVVRVHCEPDGTFPRGAEPIPENLGDLRKAVKDNGCAVGFAVDPDADRCALVDGLGQSIGEEYTLAIATEEVLSQKKGSVCVNLSTSRMNEDVAEKYGCEFSRAKVGEINVSLQMIEKGCVIGGEGNGGVILPALHYGRDSLVAAALVLSWMAHHNGGPEKFVAENPSYAMPKKKFELGDKKVADILPKVKAEFAGWTMDERDGLWLGHEKSWVHVRASNTEPVIRVIAEAPTAAEAESLCSRVEKLI; from the coding sequence ATGTCTAAATTAATGCGTTCTATTTCGGGTATCCGCGGAATCGTGGGTGATACCCTTACCCCTCAAGTTCTTAAGAGCCATGTGAGTGCCTTTTTGCAGATTACCAAGGCCAAGCGTGTGGTGATCGGCCGCGATAGCCGCCCCACTGGCGATGCCATTAGCCAGTTCGTGGCAGGCATTTGCCGCCTGTCGGGCGTGGACGTTGTGGAAGTCGGCCTTTCGACGACGCCCTCGGTCGAAATCCTCACGACCGAACTCAAGGCAGATGCCGGTATCATCATTACCGCAAGCCACAATCCGCTGGAATGGAACGCTCTCAAGTTCTTGAACAACAAGGGCCTGTTCCTGGGTCCCGATGACGTGAAGAAGTTGTTCGAATTGGCCGATGCCGATAACTTCCAGTATCCGGATTACCGCGGCATGGGCAAGTATGAATTCATGAAGGATGCCGATGGCGTTCACGTCGATGGCACATTGAAGATCCCGTTCGTGGATGTCGAAGCCATTAAGGCCAAGCACTTTAAGGTGGCAGTGGATGCCGTGAACGGCGCCGGCAGCTACATTGTGCCGCGCCTGTTGGAACAGCTCGGTTGCGAAGTGGTGCGTGTGCACTGCGAACCCGATGGCACCTTCCCGCGCGGTGCCGAACCGATTCCTGAAAACCTGGGCGACCTGCGCAAGGCCGTGAAGGATAACGGCTGCGCTGTCGGCTTTGCCGTGGACCCCGATGCAGACCGCTGCGCCCTTGTGGATGGCCTTGGCCAGAGCATTGGCGAAGAATACACGCTCGCTATTGCAACTGAAGAAGTGCTTAGCCAGAAGAAGGGTAGTGTATGCGTTAATTTGTCTACAAGCCGCATGAACGAAGACGTTGCCGAAAAGTACGGCTGCGAATTCAGCCGCGCCAAGGTGGGCGAAATCAACGTGAGCCTGCAGATGATCGAAAAGGGCTGCGTGATCGGTGGCGAAGGTAACGGCGGCGTGATTCTGCCGGCACTCCACTACGGTCGCGATTCCTTGGTGGCAGCCGCTCTCGTGCTCAGCTGGATGGCTCACCATAACGGCGGCCCGGAAAAGTTCGTTGCCGAAAATCCGTCTTACGCCATGCCCAAGAAGAAATTCGAACTCGGCGACAAGAAGGTCGCAGACATCTTGCCGAAGGTCAAGGCAGAATTCGCCGGCTGGACCATGGATGAACGCGACGGCCTGTGGCTCGGTCACGAAAAGTCCTGGGTGCATGTGCGCGCCAGCAATACGGAGCCGGTTATTCGCGTGATTGCAGAAGCACCGACTGCGGCTGAGGCCGAAAGCCTGTGCAGCCGCGTAGAAAAACTTATATAG